The Halostagnicola kamekurae sequence GCGCCCTTGTCACCGTCGAGGGTGACGAGTTGGCCGTCTTCGAGCACGGTCGTGGCGTTGGTGGTGCCGACGATGGCGGGGACGCCGAGTTCGCGTGAGACGATGGCGGCGTGGCTGGTCATGCCGCCCTCGTCGGTGACGATACCCGCGGCGCGTTTCATCGCCGGGACCATGTCGGGCATGGTCATCTCGGTGACGATTATGTCGCCCTCGCCGACCTTCGCGAGGTCGTCGAGTTTCGTGACGACCTGTGCGGCCCCGCTGACGGTGCCCGGACTCGAGCCCAGCCCGTCGACGATGATTTCGCCGGTGGCCTCCGACGCCTCGCCTGCGTCACTTCCCCTCTCGGAGCCGCTCTCGGCGGTCTGGACGCTCCCGCTTCCGTCGGTGACGCCTTGGGCTGCGTTGACGGCTCCGGAATCGGCCGCCTCGACTTTGGCGTTTTCAGGTTCCTCGATCGTGGTGATCGGACGGGACTGAAGCATGAAGTCCTCGTCGTCGGTCATCGCCCACTCGACGTCCTGGGGCGTGTCGTAGTGATCCTCGACGTGCTCGCCGAGGTCGACGAGCCGAGAGAGTTCGTCGTCCGAGAGCACCCGCTCGGTGCGTTTGTCTTCGGGAACCTCGCGTTCGACGGTTTCTCCGGTCTCCTCGTCTTTGACGTGCATGACCTTCTTCTCTGCGACGGTGACGTCGACGTCGTCCTCGGTTCGCGAGACGACGTAATTATCGGGTGAGACCGCGCCGGAGACGACGGCTTCGCCGAGTCCCCAGGCGGCCTCGATGATCATCGTCGGATCGCCTGTCGAGGGGTGGCTGGTGAACATGACGCCCGATTTCTCGGCGTCGACCATCTGCTGGACGACGACCGCGATGTTGACCGCGGAGTGGTCGAAGCCCTGCTCCTGGCGGTAGTAGATCGCCCGCTGGGTGAACAGTGAGGCCCAACACTCCCGCACGCGATCGAGCAACTCGTCTTCGGTGACGTTCAGGTAAGTGTCCTGTTGGCCGGCGAAGGAGGCGTCCGGCAGGTCCTCGGCCGTCGCCGAGGAGCGGACGGCAACGAAGGCCTCGCCGTCGCCGACCCCGCGGTAGGCCTCGAGGATCTCCTCGCGGAGGGCCTCGGGGAACGGCGTCTCGAGAATGAGCTCTTGGGCGCGGTCGGCCGCGTCCGCGAGCGCGCTCGAGTCGTCGGTGTCGACATCGACGACGTCGAAGAGCTCGTTGTCGATATCGGCGTTTTCGATAAACGATCTGTAGGTACCTGCCGTGACGACGAATCCCGGTGGGACCGGCAAGCCCGCCCCCGTG is a genomic window containing:
- the ppsA gene encoding phosphoenolpyruvate synthase, with protein sequence MAVLWLDEISADDLETVGGKGASLGELTGAGLPVPPGFVVTAGTYRSFIENADIDNELFDVVDVDTDDSSALADAADRAQELILETPFPEALREEILEAYRGVGDGEAFVAVRSSATAEDLPDASFAGQQDTYLNVTEDELLDRVRECWASLFTQRAIYYRQEQGFDHSAVNIAVVVQQMVDAEKSGVMFTSHPSTGDPTMIIEAAWGLGEAVVSGAVSPDNYVVSRTEDDVDVTVAEKKVMHVKDEETGETVEREVPEDKRTERVLSDDELSRLVDLGEHVEDHYDTPQDVEWAMTDDEDFMLQSRPITTIEEPENAKVEAADSGAVNAAQGVTDGSGSVQTAESGSERGSDAGEASEATGEIIVDGLGSSPGTVSGAAQVVTKLDDLAKVGEGDIIVTEMTMPDMVPAMKRAAGIVTDEGGMTSHAAIVSRELGVPAIVGTTNATTVLEDGQLVTLDGDKGAVLEGETVDPEEETEPVEEVRPQSPVKPMTATEVKVNVSIPEAAERAAATGADGVGLLRTEHMILSLNQTPEKFIEENGTDAYIKELIQGIRTVADEFYPRPVRVRTLDAPSDEFRQLEGGDDEPVEHNPMLGYRGIRRSLDRTDVFGHELEAFARLYEMGYDNVEIMLPLVNDAEDVYRAKEQLKAAGIDPEKRKWGAMIETPAAALSVEELAEAGIDFASFGTNDLTQYTLAVDRNNEHVADRFDELHPAILRLLEDVIETCREHDIETSICGQAGSKPDMVQFLVNQGISSISANIDAVRDVQHEVKRVEQKLLLDSVR